A window from Heteronotia binoei isolate CCM8104 ecotype False Entrance Well chromosome 15, APGP_CSIRO_Hbin_v1, whole genome shotgun sequence encodes these proteins:
- the NAA38 gene encoding N-alpha-acetyltransferase 38, NatC auxiliary subunit, producing MKMAAPALPEQLLLPSPQQQQRGEENGCENSPSSGESGEEKGESSYQRSRCKLENLLNKSMRIRMTDGRTLVGCFLCTDRDCNVILGSAQEYLKPTDSFSAGEPRVLGLAMVPGHHIVSIEVELESLASLQYL from the exons aTGAAGATGGCGGCGCCGGCTCTGCCCGAGCAGCTACTACTGCCGtcgccgcagcagcagcagaggggggaggagaacggCTGCGAGAACAGCCCCAGCTCGGGG GAATCAGGCGAGGAGAAGGGCGAGTCATCGTACCAACGCTCCCGATGCAAGCTGGAGAACCTGCTGAACAAGAGCATGCGCATCCGCATGACGGACGGGCGCACGCTGGTGGGCTGCTTCTTGTGCACCGACCGAGACTGCAACGTCATCCTGGGCTCAGCCCAAGAGTACCTGAAACCCACAG ATTCCTTCTCCGCAGGAGAGCCCCGCGTCTTGGGCCTGGCGATGGTCCCCGGGCATCACATCGTCTCCATTGAAGTTGAGTTGGAGAGCTTGGCTTCCTTGCAGTACCTCTGA
- the LOC132584878 gene encoding cytochrome b5 domain-containing protein 1 produces MDVFRPRYYSPKEVAVHNRPWDLWVAFLGRVFDLTPLAKQYKGDLLLKPILDAAGKDISHWFNPKTKDIQTHIDPLTGCLKYYTPQGRFIHIPPPLPRSDWANDFGKPWWKNPKYEVGILSAKTRHIRIINTLTSQEHMLEVCSEESMWEILRRYLPFNVHAASYTWKYEGVNLDMDRNLQQNHIPDEDEEFYTLGMDADSFTPAILLYFNDDLTEF; encoded by the exons ATGGACGTCTTCCGGCCCCGTTACTACAGCCCGAAGGAGGTGGCGGTGCACAACCGGCCCTGGGACCTCTGGGTGGCCTTCTTGGGGCGGGTCTTCGACCTCACCCCGCTGGCGAAGCAGTACAAGG GTGATCTCTTGCTGAAGCCTATCCTAGATGCAGCAGGGAAAGACATCAGCCACTGGTTCAACCCCAAGACCAAGGAT ATCCAGACGCACATCGATCCCCTCACAGGCTGTCTCAAGTACTACACCCCCCAGGGCCGCTTTATACACATCCCACCTCCGCTGCCTCGCTCAGACTGGGCCAATGACTTTGGCAAGCCCTGGTGGAAGAATCCCAAGTATGAGGTTGGCATCCTGTCCGCCAAAACCAGGCACATCCGGATCATCAACACTCTGACTTCCCAAGAGCACATGCTGGAG GTGTGCTCTGAAGAATCCATGTGGGAGATCCTGCGACGGTACCTTcccttcaatgtccacgccgccAGCTACACCTGGAAATACGAAGGAGTCAACCTGGACATGGATCGGAACCTGCAGCAGAACCACATCCCAGATGAGGACGAGGAGTTCTACACCCTCGGCATGGATGCGGACTCCTTCACCCCGGCCATCCTGCTCTACTTCAACGACGACCTCACTGAGTTTTAG